Proteins co-encoded in one Quercus robur chromosome 8, dhQueRobu3.1, whole genome shotgun sequence genomic window:
- the LOC126696463 gene encoding (+)-neomenthol dehydrogenase-like, whose protein sequence is MAEATKKYAVVTGANKGIGFGICRKLASNGIMVVLTARDEKKGLEAVEKLRESGLSDHVVFHQLDVADHASISSLADFIKTKYGKLDILVNNAGIPGAIIDGDALADSGNDMVFFFAIISACEIESLDFYSD, encoded by the exons ATGGCAGAAGCAACAAAAAA GTATGCAGTTGTTACAGGGGCCAATAAGGGGATTGGTTTTGGAATATGCAGGAAATTGGCCTCAAATGGGATCATGGTGGTGCTAACTGCTAGAGATGAGAAAAAAGGCCTTGAAGCTGTTGAAAAGCTGAGAGAGTCTGGGCTATCTGACCATGTGGTATTTCATCAGCTTGATGTGGCTGACCATGCTAGTATATCTTCCTTAGCAGATTTCATTAAAACCAAATATGGGAAGCTTGATATATTG GTCAACAACGCGGGGATTCCTGGAGCTATAATTGATGGTGATGCTTTAGCTGATTCAGGTAATGATATG GTGTTCTTCTTTGCAATTATCTCTGCGTGTGAGATTGaaagtttggatttttactcagaTTAG